GCAAAGTTTTCATGAGGATGAGGAATTTTAAACAACATTTTCCCTACATCTTATGAAATAGAAGTTATTATATATCGTGTAAAATTAAGATACATGGGTATTTTACATGCTACATAAGTAGTATGTAATTTATATTATTTTACGCTGAATCTATCAGGTTTTTGGGCAGAAAAACCAAAATCATTCAGTAGATATACTGTTTACTAGTGTTCAACCCAATAAAGTTAACTTGTTGCTTGATACCAGTATACACAAGTCAATTTAAGCCTATGAGCAAAATACTACCTTGAACCAGACTTACAAGTAGGTAATAAGTTAATGATCTTCTAAACTGCTTGATTTTAACTAGCTGATATCTTACCACATTTATTTTTAAAGGAAAACCATTTTGATACAAATATTTGTCTAAAAAATACTGCTATTTAGCTATAAATGAATATTTCCTGGTATTCCTGATTTGGAACCATGATTATTCAATATTGGCTTCACAAACCGTGAAACAGCAGCACTGATTTTTACTAATTTGTCAAGTCAATATTTTTGATAAACATTTCTCAGCATGAATAAACTAATTCCAGCCATCAGAGTCAAAAATCTCAGCTTTTACTATGACACCCAGAAAATACTAGAAGAGGTGTCAATGGATATTTATGAGAATAAAGTGACTGCAATTATTGGCCCTAGTGGTTGTGGAAAATCTACTTTTATTAAATGCCTCAATCGGATGAATGAACTAGAAGCCGAAGTGCGAGTTGAAGGCAGAGTAGAATTTTATAATCAAAATATTTATGAGCGTCGGGTTAACTTGAATCGGCTACGCCGACAAGTAAGTATGGTACATCCCAAACCTAATCTTTTCCCCATGAGTGTTTATGATAACGTTGCCTATGGAGTGAAAATAGTTGGTTGGCGACCAAAATTAGAGATAGATGAAATTGTCGAGTCTGCCCTAAAAGAGGCTGATATTTGGGATGAAATCAAACATAAAATATATAAATCAGCGTTAGACCTTTCTGGTGGTCAGCAACAGCGTCTATGTATTGCCCGTGCTTTAGCTGTGAAGCCAAAAGTTCTGTTAATGGATGAACCTTGTTTTGGTCTTGATCCCATAGCCAGCATGAAGGTAGAAAGCTTAATTCAAAGTTTACGTCTTCGTTCTGAACTAACAATGGTAATAGTTAGCCACAACTTGTCTCAAGTTG
Above is a genomic segment from Nostoc sp. MS1 containing:
- a CDS encoding phosphate ABC transporter ATP-binding protein is translated as MNKLIPAIRVKNLSFYYDTQKILEEVSMDIYENKVTAIIGPSGCGKSTFIKCLNRMNELEAEVRVEGRVEFYNQNIYERRVNLNRLRRQVSMVHPKPNLFPMSVYDNVAYGVKIVGWRPKLEIDEIVESALKEADIWDEIKHKIYKSALDLSGGQQQRLCIARALAVKPKVLLMDEPCFGLDPIASMKVESLIQSLRLRSELTMVIVSHNLSQVARVSDFTAFLQPNENRISRMVEFGLTKKMFNTPADSRTREYVLARMG